TGGAAGGGAATTGAATTAGACCTTCCGAATGAAAAGCATTTAAAGCGTGTTGCTTTGGTGGGTAGCGTTAAATGGCAGGAGCAATTTATCGAGGTATTGCTTCCTTTTTCAGAAGCTCATATAAAATTTTATAAGACCGAAGAAAAAGAATTGGCCAAAGAATGGATAGAAATAGAATAACATAAAAAATGGATATACTATTGATTTAAAAACAGAAACACTATGATGGACGATTGGTATTTTGGAGGAATGCACTGGATATGGTGGGGACTTTGGATAATCCTCATCTTTTTTGGATATCCTAATTCCTTACCCCACCCCGGGACAGAAACGGAAAAAGGATAGTGCGATGGAAATCCTGAGGGAACGTTTTGCACGGGGCGAAATAAGCGAGGAAGAGTTTGAACAGCGAAAAAAAATGTTACGGGAAAACAAGAAAAAATAAACTGCAATGAAACCGCCTAATGGCATACATAATCAAAAAAGAGGAGGGCAGAACAGGCAAGAATTTCTTATTGCTATTGTTTTAGGGTTTGCGGTGGGCATAATCATTATACAGCCATTGGGCATTTCTCTATTCCAGTATGACCAGAGTGGTGATACGGGCAATTGGTGGTATTTGTTCAAAAATGCAGTTGGGCAAGCTCTCGGATTTGGCGATGTGGACCAAATCCTAAAAAATATCCTGTTTGGTATTATGGGAAGCAGTCTCGCCCTGATGTTCTATACAAGAAAAACGATATTTCGACCAAACAGGGAGAAAGTCGGGGTTACTTTAATTTGTGAATTATTGGACAAAGGTGAAAACCACAAGGTAGAATTCAAAAGCACCTTGCGGTGGGACCTACGACAAGGGAAGGTCAACAAAGCCTTGGAAATGGTAGTGGCAAAGACCATTGCAGGATTTATGAATACCGAAGGCGGCCATTTGATTATAGGAGTTGACGATGAAGGCCGTATTGTGGGGCTCGAACAAGATTACGGTACTTTAAAGAAACCGGGCAAGGACGGATTTGAACAGTATATAATGCAGTTGGTGTCCTTCAATTTAGGCACGCATTTTTGCCCTTTGGCAAAGGTGGGCTTTTACCAATTTGAAGAAAAGGATATCTGTTATGTAAGGGTCCACAAATCGCGAAAACCCGTGTATTTGAACCTGGGCGACCGTTCTCATTTCTTTATCAGAACCGGGAACGGTACCCGGGAGTTGGATATGCCCGAAGCATTAGATTATATGGAAACACACTTAAATTAAACAATATGGGATTTTTAAAACATTTATTAAGAGGAAGTTATGGTCATCATTCCAACAAGCATCAACGTAAAAATAATGACCCAAGATTTGATGAACCCAAGGTTGTTGTGAGATGTACAAAATGCGGCAAAAACAATCCTGAAAATGCTTCTTTTTGTCAATATTGTGGCGAGCCTTTAGGTAAAGTAAAATGCAAAAGTTGTGAAGAACCAATACCTATGGATGTAAAATTTTGTTCTAAATGTGGCACTGAAGTATAGTTTACATTATGAGAACAAGCAAACAACTTATTGAACGGACTTAAATAATTTTTAAATATGCTCTTAAATAAAAGAATATCCATTGTCAATTTCATTAAAACCATAAAGTTTGATATTGTATTCATTGCATCATATGCTGTAGCTGTGGGTATTTTAGACCAATATGGTTTTTTGTCAAAAATTTCGATTCCAATTGGTGTTACTGCTGTTTTTGGCACCGCTGTAGCTTTACTTTTGGGTTTTCGAACCAATCAAGCCTATGAACGATGGTGGGAAGCCAGAATTATTTGGGGTGCTATTGTAAACGATTCCCGAACACTGATCAGACAATGTGTTTCATTTTTCAAAAGGAGCAACGGGCAATACGATACCTTGGTCAGGGAAATGGCGAACCGTCAAATTATCTGGAGCTATGCCCTGGGGGAATCGTTGAGAAAAACACCCTTTTCCCCCAAAGTTAAGGAATACACGGAATCTTATAAAATGAAGTCTTTTAATATTCCAAATACTTTATTGTCAGAACATTCTGAAACTTTGCTAAAAGCAAAAGAAAACGGTATGGTCAATGATTTTCAGCAGGTACAGATAGACAGTACCATAGCCAGGTTATGTGATTCTATGGGCAAGTGCGAACGTATAAAAAACACGGTCTTCCCAAAAGCACATAGCTTATTGATACATCTTATAATCTATGTGTTTGCCACAATGTTGCCATTTGGTCTGTCAGACCAATACCTGGCAGTAGAAATAAGTCTAACTATTGGAATACCTATTGTTTTTATTGCCATTGAAAAAACATCCATTCTGATGCAGGATCCTTTTGAAAACCGACCTATGGATACACCTGTAACCGATTTGGCGCAAACAATAGAAATAAACATAAAGCAAATGATAGGAGAAACAAATGTTCCCGACAAGAAAAAACCGACAGACTATTATGTTTTATAAAAAAAATTATTAACAATGGATTTTCAAACTGAAATAACGCTCTTACCAAGGTTACTTGTTGCCCTTGTACTTGGTGTTTTGATAGGGCTCGATAGGGAAATTGACGGAAATGCGGCTGGCATTAGAACGTATGCAGCCGTTTGCCTTGGGGCGGCCTTAATAACAATTATCAACTCTCACATTGATGTAGCAGACCAAACCCGCATTGTCGCCAATATTGTTTCCGGTATTGGGTTCCTTGGTGCAGGAATTATTTTTAGGGATAGCGCGAAAAATTTAATTTCCGGTTTGACTACCGCAGCTACAATTTGGGCCACTGCCGCGGTTGGTATAGCAATTGGGTTTGGTATGTACCTCATTGGAAGTATTACGGCGTTATTGCTCATTCTACTTTTGGTTTCACATCATTTTCCTTTATTGAAAAAAAGAAATAAAAATCACTAATCATGAAAAAACTAAAAATCAAAATTCCCGTAATCCTTCCGCAAGTTCCAAACGAAAAAGACACTTGTGTTGAAAGGCTTATTCAAGAACTACAGGCTAAAGAGGGCATCGAAAAAGTGCACGTTGCCGATGCAAACGGAGAGGATGTGCCACAGCTATGTTTTCATTATGACCCCGATATCATTTCCATCGACCGCATCCAATCCCTTGCAGAGCGGACTGGTGCCGAGATTACCGAAAAGTACGGGCATTTGCTCATAGAGGTTAAAGGAATCAGACACACAAGGCAGGCACGTACCATAGAGAAAAGCCTTTTGGCAATCAATGGAGTTTTGGAAGCTTCCGTTTCGGCCTCTGGAATGGTACGTCTTGAGTTTGATAAAAAGCAAACAAATTTTGATGAAATAAGCAAACAAATTAAAAAAGAAGACCTTCAGATTCAGCGGAGTGCTTCAAACGAAAATGATTACACCAAAGCATCCAGAAAAAAACAGGAGCGTTCAAAGAAGGAAGAGACTAAAGAGCAAACTTCCACAGAGGGACACGAGCACAAAGAAGGCGAGACCCACGAGGAAGGAGAAGAGCACGCCCACGGTGGTATTTTCGGTAAAAATACGGAGCTCATTTTTTCCATTATCTGTGGGGCACTTCTCGGAATAGGTTTCGGCCTTTCCTATGTAGAATCCATCCCAGATTGGGTCAGTCTTTCTTTATACATCGGTGCTTACTTTTTTGGAGGGTACTTTACGGCGAAAGAGGCCATACAGACCGTGGCCAAAGGTGGTTTTGAAATCGACTTCTTGATGTTGGTTGCCGCCATCGGTGCCGCTGCTCTGGGCGAATGGGCAGAAGGTGCCTTGTTGCTGTTCCTGTTTAGTTTGGGGCACGCCCTTGAACATTATGCAATGGAAAAGGCTCGAAAGTCCATTGCGGCACTGGCAGACCTTGCGCCAAAAACAGCATTGCTTAAAAAAGATGGTAAGACAGAAGAAGTTGGAATTGAAAAATTGGGCATTGGCGATATTATAGTGGTCAAGCCCAATAGTAAAATATCCGCAGATGGCGTCGTGGTCAATGGAAAAAGCAGCGTCAACCAGGCACCTATTACCGGGGAAAGTGTACCCGTGGACAAAATTCCCGTGGAAGATACGAGCAGGGACTATTCGGCAGACGATGATATCAAGGACGAAAATCGGGTATTCGCTGGAACTATCAACGGTAATAGCACGTTGGAAATTAAGGTAATCAAAGAAGCCAAAGACTCTACGCTGTCCCGACTCGTCAAACTGGTCAACGAGGCGCAGACCCAGAAGTCCCCTACCCAACTGTTGACCGATAAATTTGAAAGATATTTTGTGCCATCCGTACTGATACTGGTTGGCATCCTGCTCTTTGCCTTTCTGGTCATTGATGAACCGTTTAGTGCCAGCTTTTATCGTGCAATGGCGGTATTGGTAGCTGCAAGTCCCTGTGCACTGGCCATTTCAACACCAAGTGCCGTATTAAGCGGTGTGGCAAGGGCAGCACGTGGCGGCGTGCTTATCAAAGGTGGGCGACCACTTGAGGATTTAGGGGTCATTACGGCTTTGGCTTTTGATAAAACGGGCACGCTTACAGAAGGCAAGCCCAAACTTACCGAAGTAGTACCATTAGGGGATATTGAAGAAAATGAACTGTTAAAGATAGCTGTTGCTGTTGAAAACTTGAGCGACCACCCTTTGGCCAAAGCTGTCGTAAGGGATGGGAAAGAGCGTCTGAAAGGTACTGATATTAACGATGCGTCAGATTTGGAAGCGGTTATCGGAAAAGGTATCAAAGCGTCCTTGGGCAAGGATAAAATCTATATTGGAAACCTTGACTTGTACGAAGACCTCGATGAAGCAAAACCATCCGAAGAAATATCGAATAAAGTAAAAGAACTTGAAAGCGGCGGAAACACGACGATGCTTATAAGAAGGAACAAAGAATATATCGGTATCATCGCCCTGATGGACACCCCACGGGAAGCAGCCAAGGAAACACTTAAAAAATTAAAGGAAATCGGTATCAAGCGGATGATTATGCTTACGGGCGATAATCAAAAAGTTGCCGATGCCGTTGCTAAAGAAATTGGGTTGACCGATGCCTGGGGAAGCCTGTTGCCAGAGGAAAAGGTTGATGCTATTAAAAAATTAAAAGAACAGGAATCCAAAGTTGCAATGGTAGGCGATGGTGTGAACGATGCCCCGGCAATGGCAAACAGTACCGTTGGTATTGCAATGGGTGCAGCGGGAAGCGACGTGGCCTTAGAGACAGCAGACATAGCACTAATGGCAGACAAACTCGAAACTTTGCCATTTGCTATCGGATTGAGCAGAAAAGCAAAGACCATTATCAAGCAGAACCTTTGGGTAAGCCTTGGTGTTGTGGCACTGCTAATACCAGCTACCATTTTGAGCTGGGCAAACATAGGGGTCGCCGTGGCATTTCACGAGGGGTCTACTTTGGTAGTCGTGGCCAATGCTCTGCGCCTTTTGGCTTATAAAAAAGATTAGAAAAATTGGGACATAGAAGAACCTGGTTTTTTTAAAGAATATTAAATGACAAAGACGGAAAAAACATTATTGGCTAAAGGGATTCGCCCTACTCAAATGAGGTCGAAAATATACAAGTTCCTGAAAAGGAAACAAAGTGCCGTGTCCTTTTCCGATTTGGAAAAGGCCTTTGTTCAAAAGAGCGAAACCAATAAAACAGCAAACAGAACGACCTTTTATCGTAATCTCAAGATTTTTGAGGATAAAAGGCTGATTCATCAAATTAATGATGGGGTCGGAGTGGCAAAATATGCGATTTCTGATGAAAACGCCAAAGGTAAATACGGTATAGATTTACATATGCACTTTCATTGTACCGATTGTAGGAAAACAATCTGTTTACCAAATAAAATATCGGAAGAAAGCCTGCCAGAAGATTATGAAATAAACAATGTGAACCTTGTATTGAAAGGCGTATGTGAGAAGTGCTTGAAATAAAAACGCAAAGAGAAAGATGTTGCATCTTTTTGGTCGGATTGCGTTTATGTTGTTTATAGTATGTATAATCTTTTAGAAAAAGGAAAAGATTGTTTTATGGGTAGCCAAAAGAGGAATGTTGAAATGGATTAGGACATTAAGTTAAGAGCTTTGAAATATGCAAAGGAGTTCTTTCTGAACAAAAAAAAACGGATAAAAATCGAAGAATGCTTCTGCGATTTAGCAGGATAACAATGAAAAATAGGATTATGTTACAGATAATAGAATTGACCAATGACAATGTAATTGCATCCAAAGCCTATGGTAAGCTACGTAAAGAAGATATAGAAAAAATCCATCCACTTATCCACGCTATACTGGACAAGGGAATGAAAGTCCGTTGGTATTTTGAGATGGACAACTTTACGGGTTGGGACTTGCCTGGTTTATGGGAAGACCTCAAAATGGATACGGCCCACGCCAAGGACTATGAAAAAATAGCAATGGTAGGAGATAAAAAATGGCAGGAATGGATAACCCAATTTATGAAGCCTTTTACCAATGCGGAAATCAGATATTTTGATTTGGCTGATAATAAGAAGGCTAAAGAATGGATTGAGAAATGAGTTAACCCATTTTCAAAGAAGTGAGCTATTATTTATATGAAAGTGGATTACCTAAAATGTTAGGAGTTTAAATATCATTTTAAATGAGCTGTTTTTCCATAAACAAGTAGGAAAATTGTCTTAGAACTTTATTGATTGTGTCCCAAAACAGAAGAGAAAGGAGAAAAAGGAAAAAAGATGAACAACCAATAAAAGGTAACGTGACCAAAAAGGATAGGTTATACGGTATTCTTGCACTCGCCGGAATCTTTGTTGCAGTTCTTTTTATTTACTTTTTCGAAGCTATTTTCTACTTTTTTTATCTTCTTTTTTATGGTAAGTAAATATGTAGATAAAGAAATGGACTTACATCACTTAATCAGTCCGTAACTAAAATGAAAAACACCTTTTTATTAATTAGATTAAAATAACAATAAAAAAAACTATAATATGAAAACTATAACAATAATAATACCGATTGATTTTACCGAAGTCTCAAGAAACACCGTAGAATATGTATTAGCTCTGGCGAAGAAACTGCGAACCAAAATTGTTTTCGTTCACGCCTATACAGTGGCATATCCATCGAGTACACCCATGGGAATGGCAACTATGGCCACCTCAGTTGCCGGGGCCCAAGAATCACAGGAAAAATTAAATGAAAGTAAGCTTCAAGAATTTCTTGATAGTTTTCCTGAACTCACATCCATAAATTACAAAAGCTACGTTGGTTTTGGCGCGACCGTAGACGTGATTTGCCAAACCGCAAAAGATGAAAATGCCAATTTAATAGTAATGGGCACTAAAGGGGCGGACTCATCAATCGAAGAATTCTTTATAGGCACGGTCAGTGAAAAAGTTAGTCGTAATGCCTCTTGTTCGGTATTAGTTGTTCCAGAGAGCGTAAAATACGCTTCTATCAAACATTTAGGCTTGGCGTTGGATGCGGATAGTCTGGAGAATGATGTTGATTTAGACCTGTTGGTCAAGTTGCTGGAAACATTCAATGCCCATTTGCACCTTGTCCAAATCACGAATGAAAATGATACCCCCTTAAATGAAAAGGAGGTACGTGCACATTATAAAGACTTCTTGGGGCAAAAATATTTCACTTTTAGCGTTTTCCAAAACGACGACACTGAAGAAGGCATTAACAAGTTTCTTAATGAAAAACCGATTGATGTACTGGCACTTCTCTTCAGGGAACACGGATTTTTTGAGCGTATGTTAGTGAAAGGGTTAAGAAAGAAATTGGTTTTTGAATCTAACATTCCTTTGCTTGTTCTTAAATAAGTTTTTGGAACTAATTAGAAAATTAATGGCAGGCAGCTTTTATGATGCTTTTTTTAAGCAAAATGATTAATTGCATTAAAAGCAAAAGTAGAAGCTGCTTTTTTTTTAATTACAATTAAAAATGGATATTATGAATGTTAAACATTGTATTTTAATAATCTTGTTGGTTAGTTATTATAAAGTAAACGCTCAAAAAATTTATACAACTGAAGAAGGTCATATTATGATGATGACTTTGGTTGATGATAAACCCGTCAAGGCAGAAAGCCATAAATTGGCCTTATATCTTGATTATGATTCCAAAGTGGTTAATGGTGTACTTGACCTAAAAACCTTATCTACGGATATTCCAGAAATCAATACCATTTTACAAGAGGAAGAAGAACCTCTTATGCTGCGCTTTACAGGGACTATTCCATCTGAAGATTTTCTCTCAAAACAACACGACCCAATTTTATTTAATTGGTTGGCATCTGTTACATACAAAGACAAAACCTATAAATCAGTCTTTAAAACGACCCTTACCCATTTTGACCAAGGTACAACCATTTCTTGTTTGATAAGTGCTAGAGGGCAGGTTTTGGTTTCGGATACAGGATTGGACAAATTGATACAAGGTTTGGATAAAACTTTAGAAGTGCAATTTGCCCAATTGGTGTTGAGATTGGAATAACTGTAAATTCAAATAAAATTACAATCGAATTTATGAAAAAAAAGAAACTGAATTTAAGAGATTTAAATAAAACTTCATCCGACAATCACAAGCGTAATGATGGTCACAACCATAGCAGTCCGGAAAGTATAGGGAATTTTAAAATTTATGTACCAGCAATTTTCAGCTTTGTAATGCTGATTATTGGTATTGCGATGGATTATTTTGACGTAGCATTTTTTAAAGATTGGATACGTATCGTCTGGTATGCAGTCGCATACCTTCCAGTAGGTTTTCCTGTCATAAAGGAAGGTTGGAAAAGCATCAAAAATGGCGATTTCTTTACCGAGTTTTTATTGATGTCCATCGCAACCATAGGTGCATTCGCCATTGGCGAATATCCCGAAGGTGTGGCAGTTATGTTGTTTTATGCGGTAGGCGAATTGTTCCAAAGTGCCGCCGTTAAAAGAGCCAAGGGAAGCATCAAGGCTTTACTGGATGTACGACCAAATGAAGCCTTGGTCTATAGGAACAACAATTATGTTTCTGTAAATCCCGAAATCGTTGCTATTGGCGAAAAAGTGCAAGTCCGTGTGGGCGAAAAAATCCCTTTGGATGGTATTTTATTGTCCGAAAAAGGCTCGTTCAATATCGCAGCATTAACAGGCGAAAGCAAACCTGACACCATTGCAAAAGGAGAAAAAGTATTTGCAGGAAGCATAAATCTGGATGGCGTTATTGAAATTGAAACGACCAAAGAATTTAAGGATAGTTCCATTGCACGTATTCTCGATATGGTGCAAAACGCCACCGCACGGAAATCAAAAACCGAATTGTTCATTAGAAAGTTCGCAAGAATCTATACACCAATCGTTGTCTTTCTTGCGATTGGATTGACGTTTATACCCTACTTTTTTGTGGACGATTATGTCTTTAGCGATTGGTTGTATAGAGCCTTGATTTTCTTGGTTATTTCCTGTCCTTGTGCATTGGTTATCTCTATTCCGTTGGGTTATTTCGGTGGATTGGGAGCAGCTTCAAAAAATGGAATTCTCTTTAAGGGAGCTTCCTTTTTGGACGAAATGACAAAGGTAACTACGGTTGTAATGGACAAAACCGGAACCGTGACCAAAGGGGTTTTTAAAATCAAAAATGTTGTTGTAAACAATGGGGCATTGAGCGAAGCCGAAATGATGAAATACCTGATGGCGATGGAAGAACAATCTACCCATCCCATTGCCAAGGCAATTATGGAATATAAAGCCGATGGCGAAGATTTTCAAGCTTCCGAAGTAAGCGAAATAGCAGGAAAAGGATTGAAAGGAACAGTAAATGGTAAAACCGTATTGGTTGGCAACAAACCATTGATGACTTCAAACAATATCGAAGTTCCATCTGAAACCGATAACATTGTAGAATCTATCGTAATGGTTTCCATTGAAGGCAAATTTGCAGGCTATGTAATCATTGCAGACGAGTTAAAGGATGATGCACACGAAGCAATTGTACAAATTCGGGAATCTGGTATTTCAAAAATCATAATGCTTTCGGGCGATAAGGATTCCATTACGCAACAAGTCGCAAAAGAAATGGGTGTAGATTGGGCAAAAGGCGGTTTGCTTCCAGAAGATAAATTGAAGGAAGTCGAAAAACTAATGTCCGAAAACGATAACAAAGTTGCGTTCATTGGCGATGGCATAAACGATGCGCCAGTTTTGGCAGTAAGTGATGTAGGTATTGCAATGGGTGGTTTAGGTAGCGATGTCGCCATTGAGACCGCAGATGTCATTATCCAAACTGACCAACCAAGTAAAATTGCAAGGGCAATAAAAATAGGCCGTTCCACTCGAAAAATTGTCTGGCAGAATATCGGTTTGGCATTTGGCGTAAAGGCTGTGGTTTTGATTTTGGGTGCAGGCGGTCTGGCAACAATGTGGGAAG
The sequence above is drawn from the Cellulophaga sp. Hel_I_12 genome and encodes:
- a CDS encoding helix-turn-helix domain-containing protein, producing MKPPNGIHNQKRGGQNRQEFLIAIVLGFAVGIIIIQPLGISLFQYDQSGDTGNWWYLFKNAVGQALGFGDVDQILKNILFGIMGSSLALMFYTRKTIFRPNREKVGVTLICELLDKGENHKVEFKSTLRWDLRQGKVNKALEMVVAKTIAGFMNTEGGHLIIGVDDEGRIVGLEQDYGTLKKPGKDGFEQYIMQLVSFNLGTHFCPLAKVGFYQFEEKDICYVRVHKSRKPVYLNLGDRSHFFIRTGNGTRELDMPEALDYMETHLN
- a CDS encoding heavy metal translocating P-type ATPase, translated to MKKLKIKIPVILPQVPNEKDTCVERLIQELQAKEGIEKVHVADANGEDVPQLCFHYDPDIISIDRIQSLAERTGAEITEKYGHLLIEVKGIRHTRQARTIEKSLLAINGVLEASVSASGMVRLEFDKKQTNFDEISKQIKKEDLQIQRSASNENDYTKASRKKQERSKKEETKEQTSTEGHEHKEGETHEEGEEHAHGGIFGKNTELIFSIICGALLGIGFGLSYVESIPDWVSLSLYIGAYFFGGYFTAKEAIQTVAKGGFEIDFLMLVAAIGAAALGEWAEGALLLFLFSLGHALEHYAMEKARKSIAALADLAPKTALLKKDGKTEEVGIEKLGIGDIIVVKPNSKISADGVVVNGKSSVNQAPITGESVPVDKIPVEDTSRDYSADDDIKDENRVFAGTINGNSTLEIKVIKEAKDSTLSRLVKLVNEAQTQKSPTQLLTDKFERYFVPSVLILVGILLFAFLVIDEPFSASFYRAMAVLVAASPCALAISTPSAVLSGVARAARGGVLIKGGRPLEDLGVITALAFDKTGTLTEGKPKLTEVVPLGDIEENELLKIAVAVENLSDHPLAKAVVRDGKERLKGTDINDASDLEAVIGKGIKASLGKDKIYIGNLDLYEDLDEAKPSEEISNKVKELESGGNTTMLIRRNKEYIGIIALMDTPREAAKETLKKLKEIGIKRMIMLTGDNQKVADAVAKEIGLTDAWGSLLPEEKVDAIKKLKEQESKVAMVGDGVNDAPAMANSTVGIAMGAAGSDVALETADIALMADKLETLPFAIGLSRKAKTIIKQNLWVSLGVVALLIPATILSWANIGVAVAFHEGSTLVVVANALRLLAYKKD
- a CDS encoding bestrophin family protein — translated: MLLNKRISIVNFIKTIKFDIVFIASYAVAVGILDQYGFLSKISIPIGVTAVFGTAVALLLGFRTNQAYERWWEARIIWGAIVNDSRTLIRQCVSFFKRSNGQYDTLVREMANRQIIWSYALGESLRKTPFSPKVKEYTESYKMKSFNIPNTLLSEHSETLLKAKENGMVNDFQQVQIDSTIARLCDSMGKCERIKNTVFPKAHSLLIHLIIYVFATMLPFGLSDQYLAVEISLTIGIPIVFIAIEKTSILMQDPFENRPMDTPVTDLAQTIEINIKQMIGETNVPDKKKPTDYYVL
- a CDS encoding STAS/SEC14 domain-containing protein, which codes for MLQIIELTNDNVIASKAYGKLRKEDIEKIHPLIHAILDKGMKVRWYFEMDNFTGWDLPGLWEDLKMDTAHAKDYEKIAMVGDKKWQEWITQFMKPFTNAEIRYFDLADNKKAKEWIEK
- a CDS encoding heavy metal translocating P-type ATPase, producing MKKKKLNLRDLNKTSSDNHKRNDGHNHSSPESIGNFKIYVPAIFSFVMLIIGIAMDYFDVAFFKDWIRIVWYAVAYLPVGFPVIKEGWKSIKNGDFFTEFLLMSIATIGAFAIGEYPEGVAVMLFYAVGELFQSAAVKRAKGSIKALLDVRPNEALVYRNNNYVSVNPEIVAIGEKVQVRVGEKIPLDGILLSEKGSFNIAALTGESKPDTIAKGEKVFAGSINLDGVIEIETTKEFKDSSIARILDMVQNATARKSKTELFIRKFARIYTPIVVFLAIGLTFIPYFFVDDYVFSDWLYRALIFLVISCPCALVISIPLGYFGGLGAASKNGILFKGASFLDEMTKVTTVVMDKTGTVTKGVFKIKNVVVNNGALSEAEMMKYLMAMEEQSTHPIAKAIMEYKADGEDFQASEVSEIAGKGLKGTVNGKTVLVGNKPLMTSNNIEVPSETDNIVESIVMVSIEGKFAGYVIIADELKDDAHEAIVQIRESGISKIIMLSGDKDSITQQVAKEMGVDWAKGGLLPEDKLKEVEKLMSENDNKVAFIGDGINDAPVLAVSDVGIAMGGLGSDVAIETADVIIQTDQPSKIARAIKIGRSTRKIVWQNIGLAFGVKAVVLILGAGGLATMWEAVFADVGVALLAILNAVRLQKMNWK
- a CDS encoding universal stress protein gives rise to the protein MKTITIIIPIDFTEVSRNTVEYVLALAKKLRTKIVFVHAYTVAYPSSTPMGMATMATSVAGAQESQEKLNESKLQEFLDSFPELTSINYKSYVGFGATVDVICQTAKDENANLIVMGTKGADSSIEEFFIGTVSEKVSRNASCSVLVVPESVKYASIKHLGLALDADSLENDVDLDLLVKLLETFNAHLHLVQITNENDTPLNEKEVRAHYKDFLGQKYFTFSVFQNDDTEEGINKFLNEKPIDVLALLFREHGFFERMLVKGLRKKLVFESNIPLLVLK
- a CDS encoding SHOCT domain-containing protein → MEILRERFARGEISEEEFEQRKKMLRENKKK
- a CDS encoding STAS/SEC14 domain-containing protein, with the protein product MITIYKKEATVYMVAENKLDAKDYENLIPVLTEHITAHPEVSWYIEMKNFEGWTAETYWKGIELDLPNEKHLKRVALVGSVKWQEQFIEVLLPFSEAHIKFYKTEEKELAKEWIEIE
- a CDS encoding zinc-ribbon domain-containing protein translates to MGFLKHLLRGSYGHHSNKHQRKNNDPRFDEPKVVVRCTKCGKNNPENASFCQYCGEPLGKVKCKSCEEPIPMDVKFCSKCGTEV
- a CDS encoding MgtC/SapB family protein — encoded protein: MDFQTEITLLPRLLVALVLGVLIGLDREIDGNAAGIRTYAAVCLGAALITIINSHIDVADQTRIVANIVSGIGFLGAGIIFRDSAKNLISGLTTAATIWATAAVGIAIGFGMYLIGSITALLLILLLVSHHFPLLKKRNKNH
- a CDS encoding Fur family transcriptional regulator produces the protein MTKTEKTLLAKGIRPTQMRSKIYKFLKRKQSAVSFSDLEKAFVQKSETNKTANRTTFYRNLKIFEDKRLIHQINDGVGVAKYAISDENAKGKYGIDLHMHFHCTDCRKTICLPNKISEESLPEDYEINNVNLVLKGVCEKCLK